Proteins encoded by one window of Salirhabdus salicampi:
- the rimM gene encoding ribosome maturation factor RimM (Essential for efficient processing of 16S rRNA): MTEKYFNVGKVVNTHGIKGEVKVVKITDFEERFKPGSILYWVSPNGDITEELEVSSYRTHKNFHMLRFKGYDSINDVERFKGGTLKVTEEQLTPLAEGEYYYYEIIGSTVVTDEGEELGVIKEVLAPGANDVWVVERKKGKDLLIPYIDDVVRTVDIHNKKVTIQPMEGLLD, encoded by the coding sequence ATGACTGAGAAGTATTTTAATGTTGGCAAAGTCGTAAATACTCACGGGATTAAAGGCGAAGTAAAAGTTGTAAAAATTACAGACTTTGAAGAACGGTTTAAACCAGGTAGTATACTTTACTGGGTTTCGCCAAACGGTGACATTACAGAAGAACTAGAAGTATCCAGCTATAGAACCCATAAAAACTTTCACATGTTACGTTTTAAAGGATATGATTCCATCAATGACGTAGAAAGGTTTAAAGGTGGTACCCTTAAAGTTACGGAAGAACAGCTTACACCATTAGCGGAAGGCGAATATTATTACTACGAAATTATTGGTAGTACTGTCGTAACAGATGAAGGGGAAGAGTTAGGTGTCATTAAAGAGGTGTTAGCTCCTGGTGCGAATGACGTATGGGTCGTGGAACGGAAAAAAGGGAAAGATTTACTCATTCCATACATTGATGACGTAGTGCGCACCGTTGATATACATAATAAAAAAGTAACGATCCAACCAATGGAAGGACTGTTGGATTAA
- a CDS encoding YlqD family protein translates to MKFLRTTTVKQVITEKSKEHIREKFEKQHSRLENECSQLRFEMRKLRRKKGISPTDVDKRFQKEIDRRQNRMKWIEYQLEQLDILPIGSEIIEDEVEEMVEVEIGNKWQDVTGSRSVIVKDGIVIRIETAGDEL, encoded by the coding sequence ATGAAATTTTTACGTACAACGACGGTTAAACAAGTGATTACCGAGAAAAGTAAGGAACATATCCGGGAAAAGTTCGAAAAACAACATTCCCGTCTTGAAAATGAGTGTTCCCAGTTACGGTTCGAGATGCGTAAATTAAGACGGAAGAAGGGCATCTCCCCAACAGATGTCGATAAACGATTTCAAAAAGAAATTGACCGACGCCAAAATCGAATGAAATGGATAGAATATCAACTAGAACAATTGGATATTTTACCAATAGGTAGTGAAATTATAGAAGACGAAGTAGAAGAAATGGTAGAAGTAGAAATCGGAAACAAATGGCAAGACGTGACCGGAAGCCGATCTGTTATTGTGAAAGACGGAATCGTGATAAGGATTGAAACTGCGGGGGATGAATTATGA
- the ffh gene encoding signal recognition particle protein — protein MAFEGLADRLQNTIKKIKGKGKVTEADVKEMTREVRLALLEADVNFKVVKDFIKRVKERAIGQEVMGSLTPGQQVIKVVKDELSELMGGEQSKIAVANKPPTVIMMVGLQGAGKTTTTGKLANHLRKKHNRNPMLVAADVYRPAAINQLETLGKQLSMPVFSKGTEANPVDIAKQAVQQAKDEHNDYCIIDTAGRLHVDENLMDELSNIKEAVQPDEIFLVVDAMTGQDAVNVAESFDERLGVTGVVLTKLDGDTRGGAALSIRSVTGKPIKFAGVGEKLDELEPFHPERMASRILGMGDVLSLIEKAQETVDEEKAKQLQEKMRDMSFTFDDFLEQMQQVKDMGPLEDLLGMIPGANKMKGMKNVQFDEKKLTHVEAIIQSMTKEERIDPKLMNASRKRRIAKGSGTSVAEVNRLLKQFEDMKKMMKQMTNMKKGKKKGMNFPFM, from the coding sequence ATGGCGTTTGAAGGTTTAGCCGACCGTCTGCAAAACACGATCAAAAAGATTAAAGGTAAAGGGAAGGTAACCGAAGCGGATGTAAAGGAAATGACCCGGGAAGTCCGATTAGCGTTACTTGAGGCCGATGTAAACTTTAAAGTTGTAAAAGACTTTATTAAACGAGTGAAAGAACGTGCCATTGGGCAGGAGGTCATGGGAAGTTTAACCCCGGGACAACAAGTGATAAAAGTTGTAAAAGATGAACTTTCCGAGCTTATGGGTGGAGAGCAAAGTAAAATTGCAGTCGCAAATAAACCACCAACCGTAATTATGATGGTAGGTCTACAAGGTGCAGGTAAAACGACAACTACGGGTAAATTAGCAAATCATCTACGGAAAAAGCACAACCGGAATCCTATGCTAGTAGCAGCAGACGTATATCGGCCAGCAGCGATTAACCAACTCGAAACCCTTGGCAAACAGTTAAGCATGCCTGTTTTCTCCAAAGGCACAGAGGCGAACCCTGTTGATATTGCAAAGCAGGCGGTTCAACAAGCAAAAGATGAACATAATGATTATTGTATTATTGATACTGCTGGCCGCCTTCATGTTGATGAAAACTTAATGGATGAGCTGTCTAACATTAAGGAAGCCGTCCAACCTGATGAAATCTTCCTTGTGGTAGATGCGATGACAGGTCAAGATGCAGTAAATGTAGCAGAGAGTTTTGATGAACGTTTAGGTGTAACCGGTGTTGTTTTAACAAAATTAGATGGTGATACTCGTGGTGGTGCAGCGTTGTCTATCCGCTCTGTTACTGGTAAGCCGATTAAATTTGCAGGTGTCGGTGAAAAATTAGACGAGCTAGAACCATTCCACCCTGAACGAATGGCTTCAAGAATACTAGGCATGGGTGATGTGTTAAGCCTAATTGAAAAAGCACAAGAAACAGTTGATGAAGAAAAAGCGAAACAACTGCAAGAAAAAATGCGTGACATGTCGTTTACGTTTGATGACTTCCTGGAACAGATGCAACAAGTGAAAGATATGGGACCATTAGAAGATTTGCTTGGCATGATCCCAGGTGCAAACAAAATGAAAGGCATGAAGAATGTCCAATTTGATGAGAAGAAGCTCACACATGTTGAAGCAATCATTCAATCGATGACGAAGGAAGAAAGAATAGATCCGAAACTGATGAATGCAAGCCGGAAGCGTAGAATTGCCAAAGGCTCAGGAACATCTGTAGCAGAGGTGAATCGCTTATTAAAGCAGTTCGAAGATATGAAAAAAATGATGAAACAAATGACAAATATGAAAAAAGGTAAGAAAAAAGGAATGAACTTTCCGTTTATGTAA
- a CDS encoding KH domain-containing protein, giving the protein MKALIETIVRPLVDHPEHIEVKEEETDYKIRYHLIVHENDVGKVIGKNGRIAKAIRTVVYAAGSDSNKKIFLDIM; this is encoded by the coding sequence ATGAAAGCCTTAATCGAAACGATTGTTCGCCCGCTTGTCGATCACCCCGAGCATATTGAAGTGAAGGAAGAAGAAACGGATTACAAAATTCGTTATCACTTAATCGTTCATGAAAATGATGTTGGTAAGGTTATTGGCAAAAACGGGAGAATAGCAAAAGCGATTCGTACAGTTGTGTACGCCGCTGGATCGGATTCGAACAAGAAAATATTTTTAGACATCATGTGA
- the rpsP gene encoding 30S ribosomal protein S16 — MAVKIRLRRMGSKRNPFYRVVVADSRSPRDGRFIDQIGTYNPVVEPAEVKLDEEKALDWMSKGAKPSDTVRNLFSEQGIMKKFHEQKNQK, encoded by the coding sequence ATGGCAGTAAAAATTCGCTTAAGACGTATGGGTTCTAAGAGAAACCCTTTCTATCGTGTAGTAGTTGCTGATTCACGTTCTCCTCGTGACGGACGTTTTATTGATCAAATTGGAACATACAATCCGGTTGTTGAGCCTGCTGAGGTAAAACTTGACGAAGAGAAAGCTCTTGATTGGATGTCCAAAGGTGCAAAACCTAGCGACACTGTACGTAACCTATTTTCTGAGCAAGGCATCATGAAGAAGTTCCACGAACAGAAAAATCAAAAGTAA